The region GGATTAGATTTCCCTGATTCAACAAGACTGATTTGTCCTGGTGTAATCCTGTCTCCAGCTAAATCCTTAAGTGTCATATTTAATTCTTTTCTTCTCGCTTTAATCTTTTCTCCCAAAGACAATATCTCCATACATATCTTCCTTTACTCGCTTATGTAATTTAAATTTAATTTAATTTTTTTATTAATTTTTTACATTTATATCATGTTAATTATATAAATGTATTTTTTATTGTGCAATATGATTATAACATATTTTTTCTTAAAATTCCAAAAATCTAATCCATTTTTTTAATCTTTCTAAATAAAAATCGGATATTTCTATCCGATTTTCTTATTTACCAAGTATTTTCATTGAATCCATTATATCCTCTGCTGTTTCTCTTATCATTCTACCTGATTTTCTGAACTTTTTTCTAGTACCTTTACTAAGTTCTGGTAATATTATCATTCCTGCTACTGCTCCAATCATTGCCCCTGTTGTTACTCCTTTTAAATACTTCATAAAGCATTTCCTCCCTTTTAATCTTTAATAAACATAATTAAGTAATTTTTAACAATAATTTAAGTTTTCTTTAAAAATACAAAATCACCTAATTTATTCGTTTATATATTGTGCATTTTTCATATTTTTAAACATTCATTTTACTTGTTTTATTTACCAATAGACATTAAAAAAATATCATGTATAATTGTATTATGTAAACCACATTGACATAGGAGGATATTCAATGAAACATTTAAAAAATAAACATTTTACTATCCCCACTCTTATATTTTTAATTTCATTTAGTTTACTCATGCTCTCTTCTTTACAGCATAACAAAAATTTTTATAAAACATACACAAGCTTTGAAAAAGATATTAAATTAAATAGCATTGATACCGTTTACTTAACATCATCCCCCGAAATAACTGTAAAACTTAAAGACGGTACAATTTACACTACTGATAATCCAAGAATAGATACCTTTAAAGAAAACCTATTAAAAAGCAATATAAAAGTTTCAGAACAAAGTTTTAGAGATTTAAAAAGTACAATTTATTTAATAGTTATTTCACTCTCTCTTCTGTATATAATAATTGCATATATTAAAATTTTCAAAATATCACTACCAACAAAAAAAATTTTTGCTATAGATAAATTAGAAACCGAAAGTATAGGTGATATTGGCATAAAATTTGACGATATAGCTGGAAATGAAGAAGCAAAGGAAGGCGTTAAGGATATAATAGATTTTCTTAAAAATCCAGAAAAATACAGCTCTTATGGTGCAAGAATGCCAAAAGGTGTGATTTTCTATGGTGAACCAGGTACAGGAAAAACCTTACTAGCAAAGGCAATTGCCGGTGAAGCTAATGTACCCTTCTATGCAATGTCAGGTTCTGATTTCGTACAAATATATGTAGGTGTCGGTGCAAGTAGAATAAGACAGCTTTTTAAAAAGGCTCGTGAAAATGGAAAAGCAGTTATCTTTATAGATGAAATTGATGCTATAGGAAAGAAACGTGATGGTGGAAAGTCTGGAGGCTCAGAAGAAAGAGACCAAACTTTAAATGCTCTTTTAACAGAAATGTCTGGCTTTAAAGAAAAAGAGGGCATAGTTGTAATTGCTGCTACTAATAGAATTGATGTTCTAGACAGTGCTCTTCTCCGTCCGGGAAGATTCGACAGACACATTGAAATAAATTTACCTGATATTTCTGCAAGAAAAAAAATCTTAAATCTTCTTACTAAGAATAAACCTGTAAGAGACATAGACATAAATGATTTAGCTCAAAAAACTGCCTACTTCTCAGGTGCCAAATTAGAAAACTTAATAAATGAAGCAGCTATAATTGCATGTAAAGATAGCAGTACTTTTATTGAAGATAAGCATATAGATAAAGCTTTTTCTATTGTACTTGCAGGATATGAAAAAGTAGATAGATCACATATTTCTTTAAAAGATAGAAAAATAACAGCTTATCATGAATCAGGACATGCATTGGTTTCATTAAAGGTACTTCCTGAAGAAAAAATATCAAAAGTAACTATAATTCCAAGCACTAATGGCTCGGGTGGCTATACTTTAAGTATACCCGAAGACAAGATGTATCAAAGTAAAAATTATATAAAAAATAGAATTAAAGTTTTACTTGGAGGAAGAGCAGCAGAAGAAATTATTTTTGGAAAAGATGCCATAACAACTGGAGCATACAGCGATTTAAAAAAAGTTACATCAATGGTCACAAAATTGGTAACACAGTATGGCATGGGATCAAGCTTAGGACTTCTAAATGCAGATGAATTATCTGAAATTAACTATTCAGCTTCAAATTCAGTAGTTGATGAATGCAAAGAACTAGTTGAAGAGCTCTATTCAGATACTAAAAATATTATATTAGAAAACAAAACTATACTTGAAAATATGTCAGATAAACTGATAGCTGATGAAACTCTTAACTATGATGATATTAAAGAATTATTGTTAGGTGACAATATTTAGAAGCAACTTAAAGAAAATTAAGAATGAATGACGATTTTCCGCCACTTATATCTTAAAATCTAATAATATATAACTACCTCTGTTTCCCCCAAATGAAATGGAGGTAGTTATAATTTTATTGTCTTTCCCATATTTTATTTCCAAGTATAAGTGAAATAATCATTCCACCTATAAGACCACCTAAATGAGCAAATATATCTATATTAGGTATAGTAAAACTTATGAATATATTAAGAATAACAACGGATACCATATTCATAAGAAAACTCTTTCCTATTCTCGTGCGCAGCTTAAATCCAAGCACAACAGCTGCTCCTAAAAGGCCAAAGATTGCACCTGAAGCACCAATAGAAAGTCCACTACTAAATAAATAGCTAAATATTGATGCAGTAAGTCCTGATAAGAAATATATGGCAGTATATTTTGCCTTTCCATATACATTCTCAAGCATGTACCCCATACAGTACAATGAATACATATTTGCACCTATATGAACTAGTCCACCATGTAAAAACATACAAGTTATCAATCTATAATACTGTCCGCTATCTATTAAAGCATTATTTTTAGCTCCAAGCAAATTAAGTACAGCAGAATTTATTTCAATAGGGTTATTAGATAACCAAGCAGAAATAGCATACACTATTACATTAACAGCGATTATTATCCATGTTACAGTCATACTACCTTTATTTTGGGTTGTCCTCACAATTTCATTCAAAAGCATATTGAGTAATTTTACAATTTGCTCGTTATTTCCATTGAAATAAACTATTTGATTTTTAATATAGTTTATTACTATAAATTCGCCCTTACCATGATTTTCTGCATACCTCTTCCATGCCTCATTATTATCTACCATTAAAACTTTAACTAAATTTTCATCATTAACTTCTTCAAATCTTTTATTGTCACACGAAGAATAATCTATATAATGAAACTTACTTTCATCCGAAAAAACTATGTATTTTTCTGTATACTCATTTTTAAAAGAAACCGCCCAAAATTTTATATCGTTTTGTAAGCAGTTACATTCTTTAAGAGTTCCTCCTGCTCTTCTGGATAAGTTTTCAATTAAATATTTTTCAGTTTTTATCATCTTTCCTCCGTAACCTTAGATATATTGATCCTTCTTTCCTTCCATTTCTTTAAATATTCTGTCCATTTCATTCTTTATTAAACTGCATAATTCATTTATTCTTTTTCCCATTCCATTATGTTCTTCTATATAATCAAATTTAGCAAGCCATGTTGGATTGTACTCATCATCTACTTCACTTATAGAAAATCCTTTCTCCATAAATGCTTTTTCATTAAATAAATCATAACAAGCTGAATATTCCCAATCTTCCACATCATTTTTGGTATTAAACCATACCTTTACCTTATCTCCGTCATAGTACATTTTAACGATATACTCTGCTCCATCATTTACTTCATAGCTTCCAATCTCTTTTAAAAAACTGTTGTCATTTTCTTTTCTTTCAAATAAAACTAACGATGTAAAATCCATATAAATAATTCCTTTCCTAAATAAAATGAAAATCTATATTGTAATTTTTAACTTTTAGCAATATAATTATACTGTAAATATTTTCCATTGAGTAGGAGTGTATACATGTTTAAAGAATTTATCATAAAAAACAAAAAATTAATTACTTTAATATTTCTAGTTCTTTTAATAATATCTTATGCAAACTACAAAATAAATTTAAATAAACGTCGTGATATAACATATGCAGCTAATTACTATATGACATCTGGAATTTTCAATACACATAAATTATACAAAATAGATTCATATATATTAAAGTTTTCATCTGATGATGAATCAATTTTGCTTGTAAGCGGTATGGAGGAAAAATCTCCACACAAAACTGTAAGCTACAAGCTGACAATGATTAAAACCTCCTCAGGAATATGGAAGTTAAAACGTATTGAAAAATCAGGTTTATATTAATTAAATTATTTATCTCTATCCTTATTAAATTTATTCATGCAGTCACTACAAAGTGCCTTCATCTTAAGCTCATGATCTATTAAGACAAATCCTGTTTTATTCTTTATAATCTCCTCAACTTGATCCATGGGACATTCTATTTCTATTTCCTTATTGCACATATTGCATTTTAAAATATGCTTATGTGTTTTTCCTTTAATTTTGTAGCTGTATTTTCCATTTCCTAAATCTACTTTACTTACAACATTTTTCTCCTCAAACAAATCCAAACTTCTATAAACAGTAGATAAATCAGCAAATTTGCCTTCACTATTGCAACTGTTATATATACTTTCTACTGTAAGCGCATCATTTGCCTTACTTAATATATCCAATATCTTAATCCTGCACTTAGTGGACTTAATATTGTGATTTTTTAGGCACATTTTTAAATCCATACTATCACCTTAATATCCTATTAAAAATATACGACAAAACATTATATTAAAGAGAAACCAGTTTAACTATTGGTTTCTCTTTAATTATATCATAATCATATGTCAATATAACATCTATATAAATTTTTCAATATAAAATATGGATTTTCCAGAGCAAAGCAGCGGAAAATCCTTCTTAATTCTTAATTTTCTTTGATGCGCAGTTCCTTATTTTTTATATCAAAAAAAACTATCGCACTAATTTTTAGTACGACAGTATCTCAATTAATTACTATTTTAAAAAAACATCATTTTCAATCCAAAAATAACCAATATAACTCCACCTATATAATCAGCATACTTGCATACTAAATCTATCTTCTTTAGGTATCTTGATATAATAAATGCTATAACTGACAAAACAAAAGTCACAATTCCTATAAATACAGAATCCATAAATATAAAAAAATTGCTTGATAATTTGTTGAATACAGTAAACCCAACAACAGCTGCATCTATACTAACTGAAATTCCTAAAATAAAATACATCTTAGCACTTAAAAGTAATTTTTCTTCTTTATGTTCAAAACCATCTTTTATCATAAATATGCCTACGAAAGCAATTATTATACCTCCAATAATTTGTGGTACAGCTACTATGTAAGTGTTAAAAATGAAGCCAGCATATGCTCCTACAAATGTACATAAAAATTGAAAAAATCCAAAAGATAAGGAAAACATTACTTTGTTTTTCCTTTTAACACAATTATCAAGTCCAATACTAATTGCAATTCCAAAAGCATCTAATGATAATGCCACTGCAATCACAAACAAAGAATAAAAATTCATAAATTCCTCCCAAACAAAGTTATTATGCACAGGATTTCTACATTTTAATAGGCATTTAGTAAAAACATTTAAGCAATATAATTATTTACCCCCGTATAGATCCCTATAAACTATTTCAAAAACACGAAGAGCATCACCTATTTTATCCTTTAAAAGATATTTTTTGTTTTCAAGTTCCTTTAATCCTTCATCGGTTATACTGTATATCTTCTGCTTTTTTTTACTTCCGCTATCCCATTTTCCTTCTACTTGAGACTTTTTCTCCATTTTATTTAATATAGGGTATATTCCACCAGTACTTGGAATCCATAGTCCGTTCGTTCTCTTACCTATCTGATTCGCAATATCATTACCATTGGTAGATCCTAAACTCAATACAAAAAGAACATAAAGCGGAAGAAGTCCTTTTGTAAAGACCTGTCCAACAGCTTTTCCTTCTTTTTTTATCTTCCTAAGTTTTGCAACTTTTTGTTTGTATTCTTCATAAAGCCTTTTTTCTTCCTCTTTAATATCTAATTCATTATTATGCATATTATTCCTCTAATAGTACAATTGCTATAAGTCCAGGTCCACTATGAACTCCCATAACAGGACCCAAACACCCATTAAAAATAACTTCAGTAATATTATGAATCTGTTTTACTTTATTAGAAAATTCTCTTGCTTCTTCCTCTGCATATCCATGAACAATGTAAGCTCTGCATTTGTGTTTTTCAGTTATACGTTTTGCTATTTCAAGAAGCCTATTCAATGATTGTTTTCTTCCTCTTACCTTATCATAAGCATAATAAACACCATTTTCGTCAACCGTAATTATTGGCTTAATATTTAAAAACTTGCCTATCGTTCCTGCTATTCTACCTATTCTACCACCTTTTCTTAAATAATCAAGTGTACCAACAACAAAGTATCCATGTATTCTTTTTCTTATTTCAGGTATAGCTTCTACTATTTCATCAAAGCTTTTTTTATTATTAAGGAGTTTAGCACATTCTATAACTAATACACCCTCACCTATAGTTAAAATCTTAGAATCATATATGAAAGATTTAATTTTAGGATGATCATCTGCAATCATTTTAAGTCCATTAAACATTCCTGAAAGTCCACTTGAAATCGTTATACCTATAACATGAGTATATCCTTCTTCTTCAAGTTTTGTATATAAATCGTCCATATCTTGAAGTGATGGCATTGAGGACTTTGGAACTTCAACTTCTAAATTTTTATAAACTTCCTCAGACGTTATATCTATCTTATCTCTATATTCTTTATCTCTATAAATAATTCTAAACGCAAGCACGTTTATATTATTTTCCTTTATAAACTTTTCTGGCAAATCCGCACCGGTATCAGTTACAATTGCTATTTTCTCCATATATAATATTCTCCTTTTACTTTTTACACATTAAAAAATCACTTTTATTATACATTATCACTACTGATATATCAATAGTGATATATCAGTAGTGATAAGCATACGCAGTGTTAATCCTATCCAGATATTTTAATATAATCTTAAAATTCGTCGGCTCTTAAGTGTTTTTACACTACATTAAGTCGACGAAAAAAATTTCATACCCTATAAGGTTAACACAGCAAAGAAGTGGCATATGCTGCCGCCCATAACAAACAGATGCCAAATAGCATGATTGTATGGAATTTTATCAAATAGAAATAACAGCGAACCAAGTGTATATACTACACCACCGGCAACTAGAAGCACAATTCCTTGAACCGGCATAACTGTTAATATGGTTTTAAAATAAAATATAATCATCCATCCCATTATTACATATATAAGTGTAGATATTTTTTCAAATTTACCGCAGTAAAAAACCTTGAGTATTATCCCAAACACAGCTGCCGTCCATACAACAGAAAAAATTATCCAACCACCATGTTTTCTAAGTATCGTTAAAGCAAAGGGAGTATATGTTCCAGCAATTAATATATAAATAGATGCATGATCAAATATTCTAAAAACCCGCTTAGCTTTTTTATTTTGTATACTGTGATAAAGAGTAGAAAATAAATATAGTAAAACAAGACATGTACCATAAATACTGTAGCTAACTACATACCATGCACTGCCAGTCCTGGCTGCAAAAACTATAAGAATAACAAGAGCTGCAATTGCTAATGCCGCACCAATACCGTGTGTTATTGCATTTGCAATTTCTTCACCCACTGTATAAAAACTATCCTCATCCATATTACCACTCCTTTTACTGTAAAAATTACACATTCAATGTTGAGTTATTATATCACTTAAATTTAGTTTTTACAAATATATATAGCACGTAATTTCTATTATATTGTGAATCAAGTTAGGGGTTTTTCGTCACAGCCAAGGAACAATTAAAAAAAGCTCTAATAAATCTTTGCAAAAAAATTATAAAATTCTTAGATATTATAATACACAAGTTTTAGGCAAAACCATAACATGTTGACGAGCAAAGCAATGTCAGAACCCCTACAAACTAATTATGTCCAATACACACTGTTTACGCCCAAAATTCCGTAGGCACGGAGGAATTTTTTCATTGTTTTACCTCAAAAGCGAATTAACATTGATGAAGGAACAATTTAAAAAAGCTCTAATAAATCTTGGCAAAAAAATCATAAAATACTTAGAGTTTTAAATTTGTTTGAACGTTAGTGAGTTATTCAAAACCCTTAGTATTTTATGATTTTTTTACCTTAGATTTATAGAGCTTTTTTAATGTTCCAAATCAATGTTAATTCGCTATACAGCTTCTTTTCTATTTTCTAAAAACTGTACTTCCTCTCCTATAACTTCAGTAACATATTTTCTATTTCCATCGTTATCAGCATAGCTTCTTATCTGTATTCTTCCAACTACTCCAACAAGGCTGCCTTTTTTCATATACTTTGCAACATTTTCTGCTAACTTGCCCCATACAGTAATAGGAATAAAATCTGCTATATTTTCACCATTATCTTTCTTTTTTCTCCTATTTACTGCTATAGTAAAGTCACATACATCATTTCCAGTTGCTTCTATATGCTTAATAACTGGATCTTTAGCCATTCTTCCTATTAAAAGTGTTTTATTCATAATCTAACTCCTCGTTTAATATATTGTAATACTTTACCAGTATATATCGTTATTATTGTCAATTTTTAGATTTTATAAACACACCTTGATAAAAATATAGTATAATATGAATTATTTCTATGCTAAAAATAATAGACTTATAGCTAAGAAACCAATAAAGGAGGATATTATGAATGAACATATAGACCCAACAGTGTGTCCAATCTGTGGTAAGGACAATAACTGCGGAAATAGAAAAGGCCTGCCACATGGTGAATGCTGGTGCAGCCACATAAAAGTACCTCAAGGTTTAAAGGATTTAGTACCAGAACATTTAAAAATGAAAGCCTGCATATGCAAAGACTGTGTAGATAAATATAAGGCAGAACATGACTTAGAATAGGCAATATGTATATTTGCAAAAATAATTATAATCAATTTTGAGATACATAAAAGAGACTGTAGCATTAAATACCAAAAAAAGAACGTACCATGTTTGTTTACACAAATCTATGTACGTTCCTATTCTGATTTCACACAAACTTATTCATTGGTTTTATATACTTTATTCAGCTAATATATTTTTTAATATCTCTGCATTTTTACCGCAATATTCTCCTGATAACATATCTAAATGAAGACCATACCCATCATATATAACGAACTTACCCATTGTATGGTTCTCCCAATTTAATAAGTATTCATAGTTTTCTCTTACTTCTCTAGTACTAGAGCTTGATATAACATAGATATTAGCTTTTACTTTTTCTTTGGTTATATTTTTATTATTGTACTGTATATATTTTTTATGATTTACCATAGCCCTTTCCGCTATATTTTCCTCAAATTCATGGAAATTGTCTATATTAAAAAAGTTTTTCATAATACTAATAACCTCATACTTTGAAGGGTACGTTAAATTGTCTTTTACTGATTTTTTTACCGCCGAATCTAACATTATAATATCAGAAACTTCATAACCCTTCTTTTCTAGTACTTTAGCGACTTCAAAAGCTAAATTACCTCCACCAGAATATCCTAATAATATAAACGGTCCTTCATTTTGAGTATCTAATATGCTTTTTACATACTCATCTATAATATTAGCATTATCAATAAAACTAAATGCATAAATTGAATAATTATCTATTCTATTTACTAAATTTAAATAGGAATATCCATATCCTATAGCCGGTGGAAATGCAAATATATTTTTACCTCCACTATAACTTAGCCTTGTAACAAATTTTCCGCCTTCACCTAAATCAGAATATAATAAATTACAAATATCTTTTATAGTTGGGTTTGTAAATAACTGATCCATTGTAACATTTAGGATTAATTGTTTTTTCATTTTTACCAACAAATCAACTAATTTAATAGAATTTCCACCTAGTTCAAAGAAGTTATCATTTATTCCTACATTCCTTATTCCCAGTACATCTTCCCATATCTTAACTAACTTCTCTTCCATTTCATTTCTTGCCGCCTCATACTCTGCCCCTGTATTAATTTTTCCTTGTGGCTCTGGTAATGCCTTTCTGTCTACCTTTCCATTTATAGTTAGTGGCATTTTATCTATTTTTATAAAGTATGACGGAAGCATATAGTCTGGTAAAGATTTTTTAAGTTCTTCCCTTAATTCACCTACTCTGTATTCTTTCTCACCAACATAATACGCACATAGGCGCTTACTTTCTTCTTTTCCCTTTGCATCTACTACAGTTTCTTTTATTCCCTCTAGTTTTAGTAATGTATTTTCTATTTCTCCTATTTCTATTCTAAAACCTCTTATCTTAACTTGATAATCTATTCTTCCTAAGCATTCTATGGTTCCATCTGGCAGCCATCTTGCTAAATCTCCTGTTTTATACATTTTTTGCCCTGGTTCATATGGATTTGCTACAAATTTCTCTTCGGTTAATTCTTTATTGTTTAAATATCCCCTTGAGAGCCCATATCCACTTATACATAGTTCTCCTGCTGCACCTATTGGCATCAATTTATTGTTCTTATCAACTATATATATTCTTACATTATCTATTGGTTTTCCTAATGGCATATTTATATAATTTTTCAAATTATTTATAGTTATATTGTTACATGCAGCATCAACACAGCACTCCGTCGGTCCATATACGTTACTTATAATAAGCTCCTTATTATTAACTTTCTTATATATCTTTTCTATTATTTTCCGTGTAAGTTTATCGCCACCAATTATCAAATTTTTAAGCTTTAAGTTTTTATTTGTTAGAAGCTCTGAATTAGCCATCATTGCTAAATGCATTGGTGTTCCATCTGTTATCTCTATTTTATTATTTAAGTAGAACTCAACTAACTTGTCGCCTTCTTTTCTAGCAGCTTCTGTAACTACATATAATGTATTTCCTAATAATAAAGCACAAAAGATTTGCTTAACTGATGCATCAAAAACATATGGAGCTACTAAAGCTATTTTTAAATTATCATTATATTTACTGTATATACTTTCATTTAATCCATGTACTAAATTAGTTACATTGGAATGCTCTATCATAACACCCTTAGGCTTCCCAGTTGTTCCTGATGTATATATTACATAGGCTAAATTTTTTGCACTGGCAGTCTTACCTATGTTAGCACGATCTTCTTTATAGAACTCTTCATCTTCCAAGTCACATACGTCTATTTTTTCATTTTTTATTTTTTCTTTAAACTTACTTTGAGTTAATACTATTTCAGCTTTACTATTCTCTATCATATATTCTATTCTATTCTCTGGATATTCGGGGTCTATTGGCATATATGCTCCCCCTGCTTTTAAAATACCCATTATTCCCACTATCATTTCAAGAGAACGCTGCACCATTATTCCTACTACAGCATCCGCTCCTACACCTTTTTTCATTAAGGTTATTCCTAATGAATTAGCTCTTTCATTAAGCTCTTTATAAGTTAACTTTTTATCTTCATATACAACAGCAATA is a window of Clostridium pasteurianum DNA encoding:
- a CDS encoding YtxH domain-containing protein gives rise to the protein MKYLKGVTTGAMIGAVAGMIILPELSKGTRKKFRKSGRMIRETAEDIMDSMKILGK
- a CDS encoding ATP-dependent metallopeptidase FtsH/Yme1/Tma family protein, with the protein product MKHLKNKHFTIPTLIFLISFSLLMLSSLQHNKNFYKTYTSFEKDIKLNSIDTVYLTSSPEITVKLKDGTIYTTDNPRIDTFKENLLKSNIKVSEQSFRDLKSTIYLIVISLSLLYIIIAYIKIFKISLPTKKIFAIDKLETESIGDIGIKFDDIAGNEEAKEGVKDIIDFLKNPEKYSSYGARMPKGVIFYGEPGTGKTLLAKAIAGEANVPFYAMSGSDFVQIYVGVGASRIRQLFKKARENGKAVIFIDEIDAIGKKRDGGKSGGSEERDQTLNALLTEMSGFKEKEGIVVIAATNRIDVLDSALLRPGRFDRHIEINLPDISARKKILNLLTKNKPVRDIDINDLAQKTAYFSGAKLENLINEAAIIACKDSSTFIEDKHIDKAFSIVLAGYEKVDRSHISLKDRKITAYHESGHALVSLKVLPEEKISKVTIIPSTNGSGGYTLSIPEDKMYQSKNYIKNRIKVLLGGRAAEEIIFGKDAITTGAYSDLKKVTSMVTKLVTQYGMGSSLGLLNADELSEINYSASNSVVDECKELVEELYSDTKNIILENKTILENMSDKLIADETLNYDDIKELLLGDNI
- a CDS encoding rhomboid family intramembrane serine protease, with the translated sequence MIKTEKYLIENLSRRAGGTLKECNCLQNDIKFWAVSFKNEYTEKYIVFSDESKFHYIDYSSCDNKRFEEVNDENLVKVLMVDNNEAWKRYAENHGKGEFIVINYIKNQIVYFNGNNEQIVKLLNMLLNEIVRTTQNKGSMTVTWIIIAVNVIVYAISAWLSNNPIEINSAVLNLLGAKNNALIDSGQYYRLITCMFLHGGLVHIGANMYSLYCMGYMLENVYGKAKYTAIYFLSGLTASIFSYLFSSGLSIGASGAIFGLLGAAVVLGFKLRTRIGKSFLMNMVSVVILNIFISFTIPNIDIFAHLGGLIGGMIISLILGNKIWERQ
- a CDS encoding DUF6762 family protein, whose protein sequence is MDFTSLVLFERKENDNSFLKEIGSYEVNDGAEYIVKMYYDGDKVKVWFNTKNDVEDWEYSACYDLFNEKAFMEKGFSISEVDDEYNPTWLAKFDYIEEHNGMGKRINELCSLIKNEMDRIFKEMEGKKDQYI
- a CDS encoding Fur family transcriptional regulator, coding for MDLKMCLKNHNIKSTKCRIKILDILSKANDALTVESIYNSCNSEGKFADLSTVYRSLDLFEEKNVVSKVDLGNGKYSYKIKGKTHKHILKCNMCNKEIEIECPMDQVEEIIKNKTGFVLIDHELKMKALCSDCMNKFNKDRDK
- a CDS encoding manganese efflux pump MntP — its product is MNFYSLFVIAVALSLDAFGIAISIGLDNCVKRKNKVMFSLSFGFFQFLCTFVGAYAGFIFNTYIVAVPQIIGGIIIAFVGIFMIKDGFEHKEEKLLLSAKMYFILGISVSIDAAVVGFTVFNKLSSNFFIFMDSVFIGIVTFVLSVIAFIISRYLKKIDLVCKYADYIGGVILVIFGLKMMFF
- a CDS encoding PadR family transcriptional regulator, whose translation is MHNNELDIKEEEKRLYEEYKQKVAKLRKIKKEGKAVGQVFTKGLLPLYVLFVLSLGSTNGNDIANQIGKRTNGLWIPSTGGIYPILNKMEKKSQVEGKWDSGSKKKQKIYSITDEGLKELENKKYLLKDKIGDALRVFEIVYRDLYGGK
- a CDS encoding DegV family protein; this translates as MEKIAIVTDTGADLPEKFIKENNINVLAFRIIYRDKEYRDKIDITSEEVYKNLEVEVPKSSMPSLQDMDDLYTKLEEEGYTHVIGITISSGLSGMFNGLKMIADDHPKIKSFIYDSKILTIGEGVLVIECAKLLNNKKSFDEIVEAIPEIRKRIHGYFVVGTLDYLRKGGRIGRIAGTIGKFLNIKPIITVDENGVYYAYDKVRGRKQSLNRLLEIAKRITEKHKCRAYIVHGYAEEEAREFSNKVKQIHNITEVIFNGCLGPVMGVHSGPGLIAIVLLEE
- the trhA gene encoding PAQR family membrane homeostasis protein TrhA yields the protein MDEDSFYTVGEEIANAITHGIGAALAIAALVILIVFAARTGSAWYVVSYSIYGTCLVLLYLFSTLYHSIQNKKAKRVFRIFDHASIYILIAGTYTPFALTILRKHGGWIIFSVVWTAAVFGIILKVFYCGKFEKISTLIYVIMGWMIIFYFKTILTVMPVQGIVLLVAGGVVYTLGSLLFLFDKIPYNHAIWHLFVMGGSICHFFAVLTL
- a CDS encoding single-stranded DNA-binding protein — its product is MNKTLLIGRMAKDPVIKHIEATGNDVCDFTIAVNRRKKKDNGENIADFIPITVWGKLAENVAKYMKKGSLVGVVGRIQIRSYADNDGNRKYVTEVIGEEVQFLENRKEAV
- a CDS encoding cysteine-rich CWC family protein, with product MNEHIDPTVCPICGKDNNCGNRKGLPHGECWCSHIKVPQGLKDLVPEHLKMKACICKDCVDKYKAEHDLE